In Vigna unguiculata cultivar IT97K-499-35 chromosome 3, ASM411807v1, whole genome shotgun sequence, a single genomic region encodes these proteins:
- the LOC114178021 gene encoding uncharacterized protein LOC114178021 isoform X1 has protein sequence MDPVEVHPPWVPEDDLLLKNAVEAGASLESLARGAVRFSRRYSFRELQDRWLSLLYDGDVSTKAALAMRNLELAKSAAAGGEGSGGGGGGEKRKFQSSAGVGKKMKFQSVRKQYCSMQKKLRRHRSGVMSSEVKNGVGCEGKENVVVDGNLNSDVVNSSVVGYGNCLGSEGVEVGQLGDLVSDVPLWKTIEDVSLPDLPVHVSVEGKSCVSEGGVDLKDECGNGGLKLNAPDAKSLSNLANEDELLFMNVEGKEVMAMDKNKDKPRYDNVDSLLLSSSADVPVLQKLDVEAKLSVPGGCVSDGQGIAANPLGASCGDQHFVSDPRNNAALSAVAQSPHSEHSEGFMICVLNTEHPDIPCNVNLDVSVVIPELAPLKSQPVVKEAGFSESAISNQRRNGPDGSLKKEAVLSQSFASKNSSYKPVVFGLKSENPGRNAITAVSRQSNNVDVNSSHGRSVRATVMPALEGHLKQEENFTEGVSHKQDIDAPAAAHVKAEEHKALSKSEAKSLSLDQEGGDIEDDGEDDYDDYYGDELPYFSDVETMILEMDLSPMDEDPNARREVLRYQHEDSRKTIMRLEQGAQSSMGRAIRSHGALAVVYGRILKEYIRKSKVVLGRATNDVHVDIDLGKEGEEVATKISRRQALIKLDADGSFIIKNLGKRSIFLNGKEIATGQARGLGASSVIEIRGISLIFETNNRCVKRFLENVNGKI, from the exons ATGGACCCCGTGGAGGTTCACCCTCCTTGGGTTCCCGAGGATGACCTTCTCCTCAAGAACGCCGTTGAG gcTGGTGCTTCGCTGGAATCGCTGGCAAGAGGAGCTGTTCGGTTCTCGCGGCGGTATTCCTTTAGGGAATTGCAAGATCGGTGGCTGTCTCTGCTCTATGACGGGGATGTTTCCACCAAGGCGGCCCTTGCCATGAGGAATTTGGAGCTGGCCAAGTCAGCTGCTGCCGGTGGTGAAggaagtggtggtggtggtggtggggagAAGAGGAAATTTCAAAGCAGTGCTGGTGTTgggaaaaagatgaaatttcaAAGCGTTCGCAAGCAGTACTGCAGCATGCAGAAAAAACTTCGCCGGCACCGCAGTGGCGTCATGTCTTCCGAGGTAAAGAACGGGGTGGGGTGTGAGGGTAAAGAGAATGTGGTGGTTGACGGTAATTTAAATAGTGATGTTGTGAATAGTAGTGTAGTTGGTTATGGGAATTGCTTGGGGTCAGAAGGGGTAGAGGTGGGGCAATTGGGTGATTTGGTGAGTGATGTACCTCTGTGGAAAACGATTGAGGATGTTTCTTTGCCTGATTTGCCTGTTCATGTTAGTGTTGAGGGTAAAAGTTGTGTTTCTGAAGGGGGAGTGGATTTGAAAGATGAGTGCGGGAATGGTGGGTTGAAATTGAATGCTCCTGATGCCAAAAGTCTCTCGAACTTGGCAAATGAGGATGAACTTCTCTTTATGAATGTAGAGGGGAAGGAGGTAATGGCTATGGATAAGAATAAGGATAAGCCACGTTATGATAATGTTGATTCACTTCTGTTGAGTTCTTCCGCTGATGTTCCTGTATTGCAGAAGTTGGATGTGGAAGCAAAACTTTCTGTGCCTGGTGGGTGTGTTTCTGATGGGCAGGGAATTGCAGCTAATCCATTAGGTGCCAGTTGTGGTGATCAGCATTTCGTTTCTGATCCAAGAAACAATGCTGCGTTGTCAGCTGTAGCACAAAGTCCTCACTCTGAACACAGCGAGGGATTTATGATCTGTGTGTTGAATACTGAGCACCCTGATATCCCATGCAATGTTAATTTGGATGTGTCCGTCGTAATTCCTGAATTAGCACCTCTAAAATCCCAACCAGTTGTTAAAGAGGCGGGTTTTTCAGAATCTGCTATTAGTAATCAAAGAAGAAATGGACCAGATGGAAGCCTGAAGAAAGAAGCCGTTCTTTCTCAGTCTTTTGCTTCAAAAAATTCAAGCTACAAACCTGTTGTTTTTGGACTGAAAAGTGAAAATCCTGGAAGAAACGCTATAACTGCAGTTTCTAGACAGAGTAACAATGTTGATGTCAACTCAAGTCATGGCAGATCAGTTCGTGCAACTGTGATGCCTGCCTTAGAGGGACATCTGAAACAAGAG GAAAATTTCACTGAAGGTGTATCACATAAACAGGACATTGACGCTCCAGCTGCTGCACATGTTAAGGCTGAGGAACATAAAGCTTTATCAAAATCAGAAGCAAAATCATTATCTCTAGATCAGGAAGGAGGTGAtattgaagatgatggagaagACGATTATGATGATTATTATGGTGATGAACTTCCTTACTTTTCTGATGTTGAGACAATG ATTCTTGAAATGGATTTATCTCCAATGGATGAAGATCCAAACGCAAGGAGAGAAG TATTGAGATATCAACATGAAGATAGTAGGAAGACCATCATGAGATTGGAGCAAGGTGCTCAGTCCTCCATGGGAAGAGCCATTAGATCTCATGGTGCACTTGCAGTAGTGTATGGGCGCATTCTGAAggaatatattagaaaaagcaAG GTTGTACTTGGCAGAGCAACAAATGATGTACATGTTGATATTGACTTGGGAAAAGAAGGGGAGGAGGTGGCTACAAAAATATCTAGAAGACAG
- the LOC114179716 gene encoding 3-epi-6-deoxocathasterone 23-monooxygenase CYP90C1-like isoform X2, with the protein MCNPTLIYKEGQKEVSSKHSIPLLSLFFFFPFFLHLNTLCMILCDMEWIIGLWSLMGIILTWCCYWFLCVKKDNGNRVKQKKKKKGKVPRGNKGWPLLGETLEFIACGYTSNPVSFMEKRKSLYGSVFKTSILGTGVIVSTDPEVNKVILQNQGNIFVPAYPKSVRELMGDYSILQMNGNMHRKIHSLLGGFLRSPQFKARITADIQHSVKQCFATWIHQPIYVQDQVKKITFTILVKVLLSIGPGEDLDFLKREFEEFIKGLICLPLKFPGTRLYKSLKAKERMMKIVKRVIEERNNNIHNKKNTEEKGGAVNDVVDVLLRDIGDSNTISNMLENICENIIEMMIPGEETLPTAMTMAVKFLSDSPLALSKLLEENMELKRQKNCAEDYVWSDYLQLPFTQNVISETLRMANIVNAIWRKAVKDVEIKGYLIPKDWCVVASLSSVHMDNMNYENPFKFDPWRWEKSGGGANNNWFTPFGGGQRLCPGIELSRLELSIFLHHLVTTYSLYSADGLLRRMK; encoded by the exons ATGTGTAACCCCACTCTCATTTATAAGGAAGGACAAAAAGAAGTTTCTTCAAAACATTCAAtacctcttctctctctctttttttttttccctttctttcttcACCTCAATACACTCTGCATGATTCTGTGTGACATGGAATGGATCATTGGACTATGGAGTCTCATGGGTATCATCCTCACATGGTGCTGCTACTGGTTTCTCTGTGTCAAAAAGGACAACGGTAACAGGGTcaaacagaagaagaagaagaaggggaaAGTTCCCAGAGGAAACAAAGGTTGGCCTTTACTCGGAGAGACCCTTGAGTTCATTGCTTGTGGCTACACCTCCAACCCTGTCAGCTTCATGGAAAAACGCAAGTCTCT GTATGGTAGTGTATTTAAGACAAGCATTTTGGGAACTGGTGTGATTGTGTCGACAGACCCAGAAGTGAACAAGGTGATTCTGCAGAACCAGGGGAACATATTCGTCCCTGCTTATCCAAAATCGGTGAGAGAACTAATGGGAGACTACTCCATCCTCCAAATGAACGGGAACATGCATAGGAAAATTCATTCACTTCTTGGAGGCTTCCTACGATCCCCTCAATTCAAAGCTCGAATCACTGCAGATATTCAACACTCTGTTAAACAATGCTTTGCAACTTGGATCCACCAACCAATTTACGTTCAAGATCAAGTCAAAAAG aTCACATTCACTATTCTGGTTAAAGTTCTGCTTAGCATTGGTCCCGGTGAAGATTTAGACTTCTTGAAGAGAGAATTTGAAGAGTTCATAAAAGGGTTGATTTGCTTACCCCTCAAGTTTCCTGGGACAAGACTATATAAATCCCTGAAG GCTAAGGAAAGAATGATGAAGATAGTGAAGAGGGTAATAGAGGAAAGGAACAATAATATCCATAACAAGAAGAATACAGAAGAGAAGGGAGGTGCAGTAAATGATGTGGTGGATGTGCTATTAAGGGATATTGGTGATAGCAACACTATCTCTAACATGTTGGAAAATATCTGTGAGAACATAATTGAGATGATGATCCCTGGGGAGGAGACTCTTCCCACGGCTATGACCATGGCTGTCAAATTTCTCAGTGACTCTCCCCTTGCCCTATCCAAATTACTG GAAGAGAACATGGAATTGAAGAGGCAGAAGAATTGTGCAGAGGATTATGTGTGGAGTGACTACCTTCAGCTGCCATTTACACAAAAT gttatcAGCGAAACTCTAAGAATGGCAAATATTGTGAATGCCATTTGGAGAAAAGCAGTCAAAGACGTTGAAATCAAAG GGTATTTGATTCCAAAGGATTGGTGTGTTGTGGCATCTCTTAGTTCTGTTCATATGGATAACATGAATTACGAAAACCCTTTTAAGTTTGATCCTTGGAGATGGGAG AAAAGTGGAGGTGGAGCTAATAACAATTGGTTTACACCATTTGGTGGTGGACAGAGACTGTGCCCTGGCATAGAACTCTCTAGGCTAGAGCTCTCTATCTTCCTTCACCATCTTGTTACCACTTACAG TTTGTACTCTGCAGATGGGTTGCTGAGAAGGATGAAATAA
- the LOC114179716 gene encoding 3-epi-6-deoxocathasterone 23-monooxygenase CYP90C1-like isoform X1, producing the protein MCNPTLIYKEGQKEVSSKHSIPLLSLFFFFPFFLHLNTLCMILCDMEWIIGLWSLMGIILTWCCYWFLCVKKDNGNRVKQKKKKKGKVPRGNKGWPLLGETLEFIACGYTSNPVSFMEKRKSLYGSVFKTSILGTGVIVSTDPEVNKVILQNQGNIFVPAYPKSVRELMGDYSILQMNGNMHRKIHSLLGGFLRSPQFKARITADIQHSVKQCFATWIHQPIYVQDQVKKITFTILVKVLLSIGPGEDLDFLKREFEEFIKGLICLPLKFPGTRLYKSLKAKERMMKIVKRVIEERNNNIHNKKNTEEKGGAVNDVVDVLLRDIGDSNTISNMLENICENIIEMMIPGEETLPTAMTMAVKFLSDSPLALSKLLEENMELKRQKNCAEDYVWSDYLQLPFTQNVISETLRMANIVNAIWRKAVKDVEIKGYLIPKDWCVVASLSSVHMDNMNYENPFKFDPWRWEKSGGGANNNWFTPFGGGQRLCPGIELSRLELSIFLHHLVTTYRWVAEKDEIIYFPTVKMKRKLPISVTSINS; encoded by the exons ATGTGTAACCCCACTCTCATTTATAAGGAAGGACAAAAAGAAGTTTCTTCAAAACATTCAAtacctcttctctctctctttttttttttccctttctttcttcACCTCAATACACTCTGCATGATTCTGTGTGACATGGAATGGATCATTGGACTATGGAGTCTCATGGGTATCATCCTCACATGGTGCTGCTACTGGTTTCTCTGTGTCAAAAAGGACAACGGTAACAGGGTcaaacagaagaagaagaagaaggggaaAGTTCCCAGAGGAAACAAAGGTTGGCCTTTACTCGGAGAGACCCTTGAGTTCATTGCTTGTGGCTACACCTCCAACCCTGTCAGCTTCATGGAAAAACGCAAGTCTCT GTATGGTAGTGTATTTAAGACAAGCATTTTGGGAACTGGTGTGATTGTGTCGACAGACCCAGAAGTGAACAAGGTGATTCTGCAGAACCAGGGGAACATATTCGTCCCTGCTTATCCAAAATCGGTGAGAGAACTAATGGGAGACTACTCCATCCTCCAAATGAACGGGAACATGCATAGGAAAATTCATTCACTTCTTGGAGGCTTCCTACGATCCCCTCAATTCAAAGCTCGAATCACTGCAGATATTCAACACTCTGTTAAACAATGCTTTGCAACTTGGATCCACCAACCAATTTACGTTCAAGATCAAGTCAAAAAG aTCACATTCACTATTCTGGTTAAAGTTCTGCTTAGCATTGGTCCCGGTGAAGATTTAGACTTCTTGAAGAGAGAATTTGAAGAGTTCATAAAAGGGTTGATTTGCTTACCCCTCAAGTTTCCTGGGACAAGACTATATAAATCCCTGAAG GCTAAGGAAAGAATGATGAAGATAGTGAAGAGGGTAATAGAGGAAAGGAACAATAATATCCATAACAAGAAGAATACAGAAGAGAAGGGAGGTGCAGTAAATGATGTGGTGGATGTGCTATTAAGGGATATTGGTGATAGCAACACTATCTCTAACATGTTGGAAAATATCTGTGAGAACATAATTGAGATGATGATCCCTGGGGAGGAGACTCTTCCCACGGCTATGACCATGGCTGTCAAATTTCTCAGTGACTCTCCCCTTGCCCTATCCAAATTACTG GAAGAGAACATGGAATTGAAGAGGCAGAAGAATTGTGCAGAGGATTATGTGTGGAGTGACTACCTTCAGCTGCCATTTACACAAAAT gttatcAGCGAAACTCTAAGAATGGCAAATATTGTGAATGCCATTTGGAGAAAAGCAGTCAAAGACGTTGAAATCAAAG GGTATTTGATTCCAAAGGATTGGTGTGTTGTGGCATCTCTTAGTTCTGTTCATATGGATAACATGAATTACGAAAACCCTTTTAAGTTTGATCCTTGGAGATGGGAG AAAAGTGGAGGTGGAGCTAATAACAATTGGTTTACACCATTTGGTGGTGGACAGAGACTGTGCCCTGGCATAGAACTCTCTAGGCTAGAGCTCTCTATCTTCCTTCACCATCTTGTTACCACTTACAG ATGGGTTGCTGAGAAGGATGAAATAATCTACTTTCCAACCGTGAAGATGAAGAGGAAGCTCCCAATCAGTGTAACAAGCATTAACAGCTAA
- the LOC114178021 gene encoding uncharacterized protein LOC114178021 isoform X2, which yields MDPVEVHPPWVPEDDLLLKNAVEAGASLESLARGAVRFSRRYSFRELQDRWLSLLYDGDVSTKAALAMRNLELAKSAAAGGEGSGGGGGGEKRKFQSSAGVGKKMKFQSVRKQYCSMQKKLRRHRSGVMSSEVKNGVGCEGKENVVVDGNLNSDVVNSSVVGYGNCLGSEGVEVGQLGDLVSDVPLWKTIEDVSLPDLPVHVSVEGKSCVSEGGVDLKDECGNGGLKLNAPDAKSLSNLANEDELLFMNVEGKEVMAMDKNKDKPRYDNVDSLLLSSSADVPVLQKLDVEAKLSVPGGCVSDGQGIAANPLGASCGDQHFVSDPRNNAALSAVAQSPHSEHSEGFMICVLNTEHPDIPCNVNLDVSVVIPELAPLKSQPVVKEAGFSESAISNQRRNGPDGSLKKEAVLSQSFASKNSSYKPVVFGLKSENPGRNAITAVSRQSNNVDVNSSHGRSVRATVMPALEGHLKQEDIDAPAAAHVKAEEHKALSKSEAKSLSLDQEGGDIEDDGEDDYDDYYGDELPYFSDVETMILEMDLSPMDEDPNARREVLRYQHEDSRKTIMRLEQGAQSSMGRAIRSHGALAVVYGRILKEYIRKSKVVLGRATNDVHVDIDLGKEGEEVATKISRRQALIKLDADGSFIIKNLGKRSIFLNGKEIATGQARGLGASSVIEIRGISLIFETNNRCVKRFLENVNGKI from the exons ATGGACCCCGTGGAGGTTCACCCTCCTTGGGTTCCCGAGGATGACCTTCTCCTCAAGAACGCCGTTGAG gcTGGTGCTTCGCTGGAATCGCTGGCAAGAGGAGCTGTTCGGTTCTCGCGGCGGTATTCCTTTAGGGAATTGCAAGATCGGTGGCTGTCTCTGCTCTATGACGGGGATGTTTCCACCAAGGCGGCCCTTGCCATGAGGAATTTGGAGCTGGCCAAGTCAGCTGCTGCCGGTGGTGAAggaagtggtggtggtggtggtggggagAAGAGGAAATTTCAAAGCAGTGCTGGTGTTgggaaaaagatgaaatttcaAAGCGTTCGCAAGCAGTACTGCAGCATGCAGAAAAAACTTCGCCGGCACCGCAGTGGCGTCATGTCTTCCGAGGTAAAGAACGGGGTGGGGTGTGAGGGTAAAGAGAATGTGGTGGTTGACGGTAATTTAAATAGTGATGTTGTGAATAGTAGTGTAGTTGGTTATGGGAATTGCTTGGGGTCAGAAGGGGTAGAGGTGGGGCAATTGGGTGATTTGGTGAGTGATGTACCTCTGTGGAAAACGATTGAGGATGTTTCTTTGCCTGATTTGCCTGTTCATGTTAGTGTTGAGGGTAAAAGTTGTGTTTCTGAAGGGGGAGTGGATTTGAAAGATGAGTGCGGGAATGGTGGGTTGAAATTGAATGCTCCTGATGCCAAAAGTCTCTCGAACTTGGCAAATGAGGATGAACTTCTCTTTATGAATGTAGAGGGGAAGGAGGTAATGGCTATGGATAAGAATAAGGATAAGCCACGTTATGATAATGTTGATTCACTTCTGTTGAGTTCTTCCGCTGATGTTCCTGTATTGCAGAAGTTGGATGTGGAAGCAAAACTTTCTGTGCCTGGTGGGTGTGTTTCTGATGGGCAGGGAATTGCAGCTAATCCATTAGGTGCCAGTTGTGGTGATCAGCATTTCGTTTCTGATCCAAGAAACAATGCTGCGTTGTCAGCTGTAGCACAAAGTCCTCACTCTGAACACAGCGAGGGATTTATGATCTGTGTGTTGAATACTGAGCACCCTGATATCCCATGCAATGTTAATTTGGATGTGTCCGTCGTAATTCCTGAATTAGCACCTCTAAAATCCCAACCAGTTGTTAAAGAGGCGGGTTTTTCAGAATCTGCTATTAGTAATCAAAGAAGAAATGGACCAGATGGAAGCCTGAAGAAAGAAGCCGTTCTTTCTCAGTCTTTTGCTTCAAAAAATTCAAGCTACAAACCTGTTGTTTTTGGACTGAAAAGTGAAAATCCTGGAAGAAACGCTATAACTGCAGTTTCTAGACAGAGTAACAATGTTGATGTCAACTCAAGTCATGGCAGATCAGTTCGTGCAACTGTGATGCCTGCCTTAGAGGGACATCTGAAACAAGAG GACATTGACGCTCCAGCTGCTGCACATGTTAAGGCTGAGGAACATAAAGCTTTATCAAAATCAGAAGCAAAATCATTATCTCTAGATCAGGAAGGAGGTGAtattgaagatgatggagaagACGATTATGATGATTATTATGGTGATGAACTTCCTTACTTTTCTGATGTTGAGACAATG ATTCTTGAAATGGATTTATCTCCAATGGATGAAGATCCAAACGCAAGGAGAGAAG TATTGAGATATCAACATGAAGATAGTAGGAAGACCATCATGAGATTGGAGCAAGGTGCTCAGTCCTCCATGGGAAGAGCCATTAGATCTCATGGTGCACTTGCAGTAGTGTATGGGCGCATTCTGAAggaatatattagaaaaagcaAG GTTGTACTTGGCAGAGCAACAAATGATGTACATGTTGATATTGACTTGGGAAAAGAAGGGGAGGAGGTGGCTACAAAAATATCTAGAAGACAG
- the LOC114177158 gene encoding aldehyde dehydrogenase family 3 member F1: MEMGREMEEIVRDLREYFKTEKTKSVTWRKNQLTGILDLIHENEDAIFKALHLDLGKHPAEAYRDEVGGVEKSANKSLSCVQKWMAPKKSDIPLLFFPAKGEVFSEPLGVVLIFSSWNFPIMLSLDPLIGAISAGNVVVIKPSEQAPACSEFLANTIPQYLDSNAIKVIEGGSTVCEQLLQQKWDKIFFTGSPSVGSMVMSAAAKNLTPVTLELGGKCPAILDSLPNPSEFKLAVKRIIGGKWGPCSGQACIGIDYLLVEENLSYSLIELLKKIIRRFYGENPAESKVISRIVNKHHFERIRNLLKEPLVAASIVHGGLIDEENLFIEPTILLDPPLDSQIMTEEIFGPLLPIITLNKIQESIEFINAKPKPLAIYAFTKDETFKRKIVSETSSGSVIFNDTLVQFLCDTLPFGGVGQSGFGRYHGKYSFDTFSHEKAVMHRKLFLEIEPRYPPWSRFKLEFLKLAYRLNYFGLLLHMLAFKLGLKKYN; the protein is encoded by the exons ATGGAAATGGGTAGGGAAATGGAAGAGATAGTAAGAGATTTGAGGGAATACTTCAAGACTGAAAAAACCAAAAGTGTAACATGGAGGAAAAACCAGCTCACAGGTATCTTAGACCTTATTCATGAAAACGAAGATGCTATATTCAAAGCCCTTCATCTAGATCTTGGAAAGCACCCTGCTGAGGCTTACCGTGATGAG GTTGGAGGGGTAGAAAAATCAGCCAACAAATCTTTGAGCTGTGTTCAGAAATGGATGGCTCCTAAAAAG AGTGACATCCCTTTGCTTTTCTTTCCAGCTAAAGGAGAAGTGTTCTCAGAACCCCTGGGTGTGGttctcatattttcttcatGGAACTTCCCAATCA TGCTGTCATTGGATCCATTAATTGGGGCAATATCTGCTGGAAATGTTGTAGTGATAAAACCTTCAGAGCAAGCTCCAGCTTGCTCTGAGTTCCTTGCCAATACCATTCCTCAGTACTTGGACTCTAATGCCATCAAGGTCATTGAGGGTGGATCAACTGTTTGTGAACAACTACTGCAGCAAAAATGGGACAAAATCTTCTTCACTG GAAGTCCAAGTGTGGGAAGCATGGTCATGTCTGCTGCTGCAAAGAATTTAACTCCTGTTACTCTAGAGTTGGGTGGAAAATGCCCTGCCATACTTGATTCGCTTCCCAATCCTTCAGAATTTAAG TTGGCAGTGAAAAGAATTATAGGAGGAAAGTGGGGACCTTGCAGTGGACAAGCTTGCATAGGAATAGACTATTTGCTCGTTGAGGAGAACTTATCATATTCTCTG ATAGAGCTATTAAAGAAGATAATCAGAAGATTTTATGGTGAAAACCCGGCGGAGTCAAAAGTAATTTCCAGAATAGTAAACAAGCACCACTTTGAGAGAATAcgcaatcttctcaaagaacCTCTTGTCGCTGCTTCCATCGTTCATGGTGGTTTGATCGATGAAGAAAACCT GTTCATCGAGCCTACAATCTTGCTAGATCCTCCACTAGATTCTCAGATAATGACAGAAGAAATATTTGGTCCACTGCTTCCTATAATCACA ctgaataaaattcaagaaagcATTGAATTTATCAATGCAAAACCGAAACCTCTTGCCATTTATGCCTTCACCAAAGATGAAACTTTCAAGAGAAAAATTGTATCAGAAACATCCTCAGGAAGTGTCATATTTAATGACACCTTGGTTCAA TTTTTATGTGATACATTACCATTTGGAGGTGTTGGGCAGAGTGGTTTTGGAAGGTACCATGGGAAGTACTCTTTTGACACTTTCAGCCATGAAAAAGCAGTGATGCACAGAAAGCTGTTCCTTGAAATTGAACCAAGGTACCCTCCTTGGAGTCGGTTCAAGCTAGAGTTTCTGAAACTCGCATACAGGCTCAACTACTTTGGACTATTACTGCACATGTTGGCTTTCAAACTCGgcttaaaaaaatacaactag